Part of the Halomarina litorea genome is shown below.
TCGCGTTCGTCTTCAACGTCGTCCTCGACGCCCTGCCCGTCGACGCGGGGGCACCGGTCAGCGACATGATAGTCTTCTACGTCAGTGAGGGGAGCGGCTTCACCGGCCTCCCGTTCGTCGTCGTCCCGGAGAACGCCGACCTCGTCGGCACCGCCGGCGGGTCGCTGTACTCCGGAGCCGTCGGCTTCTTCCCGCTCATCGTCCTGACGCTGCTCATCGTCGCGGGCGCGCAGGTGATGATTCGCGGCGGCGGCTTCGCCGCCATCCAGGACTTCCTGTTGAACCGGGTGGCGACGGGCGTCCGCCGGGCAGAACTGACGATGGTCCTCGGCACGGCGATGGTCAACGCGATGATCACCATCAACACCGCCGCCGAGATCGCCATCGCACCCTACATCGCTCGCATCGGCCAGCGCTTCAACATCAACGGCTACCGCCGGGCGAACATCCTCGACGCGAACACCTCGGCGCTCGGGTACATCTTCCCGTGGGCCGGCGGCGTCCTCGTCGGCTACACGCAGATTCAGGACCTGCCGGACACCTTCCAGTGGTTCAGCGAGTCGATGGTCGTCTCGCCCGTCGAGGTCTGGCCGTTCGTCTTCCACGGCTGGTTCCTGTTCTTCGTGTTCGTGTTCGCCGCGGTCACCGGGTTCGGCCTGGAGTACGTCCCCGACCGCGAGAGTGAGGAGGTGAGCCGCGTATGAGGAAGTTCCTCGCGGGTATCCGCTTCCGGACGAGTACGCCCACCTTCGAGGAGGGCGAGGAGATGAGCGCGTTCGTCACGGGACACGACGGCGGGACGCCGCTGATTCGCGTCGGCGACAGCGTCCTGTACCTCCCCGGCGAGTCCGTCGACCCGGACACCCGTGTCCGGATCCGCGTCACGCGCTTCGATGCGTCCACCCACGAGGGCGAGGCCGACCTCCTCGGCGTCGAGGGTGACGGCGCGTTCTGACCGCCTCCGAGTTCTTTCGTTCCGACACGTCCCGGGCACCGACCAGTCGTCTCCCTTCGTCTGGTAAGGCTCCTACCGGCCCGTCGTCGGGTCACACCGGGGTCAGGGACGACCTATCTCCCTCCGAGTCATTACTTCACGCGGTGACGAATCATGGGTCTCTCACGACGACACTACCTGACCGCAGTCGGGTCGGCCGCGGT
Proteins encoded:
- a CDS encoding DUF7513 family protein, whose translation is MRKFLAGIRFRTSTPTFEEGEEMSAFVTGHDGGTPLIRVGDSVLYLPGESVDPDTRVRIRVTRFDASTHEGEADLLGVEGDGAF